The nucleotide window TATTTCTGATATCTTCTCCGGCTTGCAGCCTTTTTGCAATTTCCACGATCTGAAGCTCTCCCATACCGTAGACTATGAGGTCAGCAGGTGCGTCAGCCAGAATGGATTGCCTGACCTTATCCGAAAGATAATCGTAATGAGCAAAACGACGTAAGGAAGCTTCAATGCCCCCAAGAACTATAGGCACTTCAGGGAAAGCCTCTTTTATCCTGTTTGAGTAAATTATCACGGCACGGTTCGGACGAAGCCCTGCTCTGCCTCCAGGGGAATAAGCATCCTTATTTCGCAGTTTCAGGCCTGGAGTCAGGTTGCTGACCATTGAATCGGTATTTCCTGCACTTACGGAAAAAAAGAGTCTGGGTTTTCCAAGTTTTTTGAAATCTTCAGGGCTGTCCCAGCGCGGCTGGGCAATTACTCCCACTCTAAAACCGGCGTCTTCAAGAACTCTTCCTATTATTGCCGTGCCAAAACTGGAATGATCTACATAAGCATCCCCGGAAATCAGAATAATATCAAGTTCTTTCCAGCCTCGAGCTTTCATTTCTTCAAGGCTCATCGGAAGAAATTTCGATACAGGTATGCGGGAAGAAATGGTTTTTTCTTTTCTTTCCTTCTTTCTGCATTTGGTTTCGGATTTTTTTCCGGGTTTTTTTCCTGTTTCTATCGGTGATTTTCCTGCTTCTATCTTTTCAGGTCTTATCACAGATTTTGCTCTGAGTTCCACTCCATTTTTCGTTTTTTGTCTTAATTCAGCTTTTTTTGCCTCCAAAAAACCAGTTTTCCTGCTTGATTTTTCTTTATTCGGCTTTTCAGAGTTTAAGCTCTTATTTCTTTTTGTAACTGCTATATTTTTGTCCATAATTTGCTTTAAGATCCCTTATTCTCGTATTTTTTATTCGCCCATCATCATTTTTAACATTCTGTACGAGGCCATAATCTGGTTGTTTCCATCTCTATCCGTAGGAGCTCCATGTCCAGAATACAGAGCTTTTACATCCAGTTTTGTGAGTTTTTCTATTGAGCTAGCCATTTTTTCAGGTTCCGAGCCCTCAAAGTCCATTCTTCCGAAACCCCCACCTGGAAACACAGTATCCCCTGAAAAAAGACTTTTTGAGACTGGTTCATAGAGGCAGATACTTCCTTTTGAATGACCCGGCGTATGGATTACTTCCAGATATTCCCCATTTCCGATATCAATTTTATCTCCTTCTTCATATGTAATTGTGGGCCTGACCTCAGGAGCTCGCTCTCCAAAAATCACAGCCACACTGAGGTACTCATCGTTTATGCCTTCCAGGTCAGCTTTATGTATTCCGATTTTTGCACCGCTTTTTTCTGCAATAGCTGCGGCTGCTGCGGTATGATCATAATGGCAATGTGTGAGGACTATTAATTCAATGTCAGTCAGCTTTATATATTTCTCCAGTTGCTTGATAATCAGGTCGCTATTCATTCCTGCATCAATCAGGATTTTTCCATTTACCAGATAGACACTTGAATCGTAAGCTGTAGGGCAAATGTACCGGACTTCCATAGTTCTTCCTCTTTCACTTCTTCTTCTTCTTCTTCTTCTTCTTCTTTTATTACTTCTTTTTACTCTTATTCTGTGCCTCTTTTCCTTTTTTCCTCGTTCTAGTTTTTTGAACTTTTATGTTATTTTCTAGCTTATTCTTTGCTTTTGATATATGTCTGAAAATTTAGATATTAAAAACTCTTCGTGTATTTTCGGTAGTGGATTTTGCAATCTCTGCCGGCTCCATATCTTTAAGTTGTGCTACTACCGGAACGGAATCTACTATGAAGGCAGGCTCGTTTCTGCCTTTGCGGGGAGAAAGGAAGGGACTGTCGGTTTCCAGAAGCAGGTTTTCGAGCGGCACGTCTTCTGCAAGAGTCTGGTGATGTTCAGAAAAGCAGACAAGAGTTGCCAGGGAGATATAGTATCCCATATCCACAATTTCTCGCATGGTCTCAACAGAACCGCTATAGCAGTGATAGATAACCATATCCACGTCTTTAATAAGCTTCAGAACTTCTGCTTCAGCCAGTCGAGCGTGCACTATAAGAGGTTTTTCAAGATCTTTTGCAAGCTCAATAACTTTTTCGAACGCAGCAGTTTGTCTCTTACGTTCCTCTTCGGTTTTACAGTCTTGAAAATCCAGTCCTGCTTCTCCGATTCCAACTGCTTTTTCTACATTGGCTTCAATCTGGGCAAGAATGTCATTTATCTCTTCATCCGTACCTTCCCTGCCAATATCAGGACTCAGGCCAAGTGTAGCATGAATATCTTCATTTGTTTCAGCAAGTTCAAGGCTAATGCGATTTCCTTTCAGGGAAATTCCGGAGTTGACCATTCCGACAATTCCTGCCTCTCTAGCTCGGAGAATAGTCTCTTCCCTATCACGATTAAATTTAGGAAAATCAAGATGACAATGAGAATCAATAATTGGATAAGGCATGGATCTGTATTCCATCTCATTTTATTTACTTTTTACACATGATTATGGATACAGACCCGAAAATGAGCATACAGCTCTTATCCGATTTTTTGTTTTTAATTATTGAACCAAAGACAGCCAGTCTGTTTTAGCCAGCCCAGTTGTCAATTTAGTTTTTTTCTTCTCTCTTATACAGCAGGTT belongs to Methanosarcina barkeri 3 and includes:
- a CDS encoding MBL fold metallo-hydrolase; this translates as MEVRYICPTAYDSSVYLVNGKILIDAGMNSDLIIKQLEKYIKLTDIELIVLTHCHYDHTAAAAAIAEKSGAKIGIHKADLEGINDEYLSVAVIFGERAPEVRPTITYEEGDKIDIGNGEYLEVIHTPGHSKGSICLYEPVSKSLFSGDTVFPGGGFGRMDFEGSEPEKMASSIEKLTKLDVKALYSGHGAPTDRDGNNQIMASYRMLKMMMGE
- a CDS encoding TatD family hydrolase, with translation MPYPIIDSHCHLDFPKFNRDREETILRAREAGIVGMVNSGISLKGNRISLELAETNEDIHATLGLSPDIGREGTDEEINDILAQIEANVEKAVGIGEAGLDFQDCKTEEERKRQTAAFEKVIELAKDLEKPLIVHARLAEAEVLKLIKDVDMVIYHCYSGSVETMREIVDMGYYISLATLVCFSEHHQTLAEDVPLENLLLETDSPFLSPRKGRNEPAFIVDSVPVVAQLKDMEPAEIAKSTTENTRRVFNI